One Rosa chinensis cultivar Old Blush chromosome 3, RchiOBHm-V2, whole genome shotgun sequence DNA window includes the following coding sequences:
- the LOC112191704 gene encoding protein SCARECROW, giving the protein MAACALLGDNGDLVSGNGSNNNNNNNNNSPLNSNSQGSSVVEQQNPVRSKMVRKRMASEIEVQPTNNTNPIRIGSSNNNGDNYMRVSRNRSVMLNPNPTHDKVNMVSNYSTTMLNLPVPSSSNNLTTLMTSGGGGVLSTASASSSPPSWGPIDPLSLHHPIHHTQIAATTPPPAVCGFSGLPLFPPERTSPPNHTSTTLSTVMDQDSSATAWIDGIIKDLIHSSTNVSIPQLIQNVREIIFPCNPNLASLLEYRLRSISEPPPPPIPLFNRRRDQGPGLQLNLDSNSSGINDVTVFPSSTTSGHHVMNQELFLNWGDTLSQQQQQQPNPTSSPTCNESNIQVQQHHISQVVHPQQQTLDKQQQQQQNSPSPAAESTQTTTAPAPPSTTAPATPSPAVLMREKKEEMRQQKRDEEGLHLLTLLLQCAEAVSADNFEEATKMLLEISELSTPFGTSAQRVAAYFSEAMSARLVSSCLGFYASLPVSAAPITHSQKLVSAFQVFNGISPFVKFSHFTANQAIQEAFEREDRVHIVDLDIMQGLQWPGLFHILASRPGGPPYVRLTGLGTSMDALEATGKRLTDFADKLGLPFEFFPVAEKVGSLDPDRLNISKREAVAVHWLQHSLYDVTGSDANTLWLLQRLAPKVVTVVEQDLSHAGSFLGRFVEAIHYYSALFDSLSASYGEESEERHVVEQQLLSREIRNVLAVGGPSRSGEVKFHNWREKFQQSGFRGISLAGNAATQATLLLGMFPSDGYTLVEDNGTLKLGWKDLCLLTASAWRPPYLATTNPNLHY; this is encoded by the exons ATGGCTGCTTGTGCTTTGCTGGGTGACAATGGCGACCTTGTCAGCGGCAATGGAagcaataacaacaacaacaacaacaacaacagcccATTGAACTCCAACAGCCAAGGCAGCAGCGTGGTCGAGCAGCAGAACCCGGTTCGGTCGAAAATGGTGAGGAAGAGAATGGCTTCCGAGATTGAAGTGCAGCCCACCAACAACACCAACCCAATCAGAATTGGCAGCAGCAACAATAACGGTGATAATTATATGAGGGTTTCGCGTAATCGGAGCGTTATGCTAAATCCAAACCCGACCCATGACAAAGTGAATATGGTCTCCAACTACTCCACCACTATGCTCAATCTACCAGTACCATCATCGTCCAACAATTTGACCACGCTCATGACGTCAGGAGGTGGTGGGGTTTTATCAACTGCTTCCGCTTCTTCTTCCCCTCCAAGCTGGGGTCCTATCGATCCCTTGTCGCTCCATCACCCGATTCACCATACCCAGATCGCCGCGACCACTCCTCCTCCCGCCGTCTGCGGCTTTTCGGGGCTCCCTCTCTTCCCACCGGAAAGAACGTCTCCTCCCAATCATACTAGTACCACGCTTTCTACCGTTATGGATCAAGACAGCTCCGCCACGGCCTGGATCGACGGCATCATAAAAGACCTCATCCACAGCTCCACCAACGTCTCCATTCCTCAGCTCATCCAGAACGTCCGAGAGATAATCTTCCCTTGCAATCCCAACCTCGCTTCGCTGCTCGAGTACCGCCTCCGCTCCATATCCGAGCCGCCCCCGCCTCCGATCCCACTCTTCAACAGAAGAAGAGACCAAGGTCCCGGGCTGCAGCTGAATCTCGACTCCAACTCCTCCGGCATAAATGACGTCACTGTTTTCCCGTCTTCAACCACCAGCGGTCACCATGTGATGAACCAGGAGTTGTTTTTGAACTGGGGAGACACCCTATCCCAACAACAGCAGCAACAACCCAACCCTACATCTTCCCCTACTTGTAACGAAAGCAACATCCAGGTTCAACAACACCACATTTCCCAGGTGGTTCACCCACAGCAACAAACACTAGataagcagcagcagcaacaacaaaacTCTCCATCCCCGGCCGCCGAGTCTACGCAAACCACCACTGCACCAGCACCGCCATCTACAACAGCCCCAGCCACGCCGTCCCCGGCGGTACTAATgcgagagaagaaagaagagatgCGGCAGCAGAAGCGAGACGAAGAGGGACTGCACCTGCTCACCTTACTCCTCCAATGCGCCGAAGCTGTGTCCGCAGATAACTTTGAGGAAGCAACCAAAATGTTACTCGAGATTTCCGAGCTCTCAACCCCGTTCGGCACCTCCGCGCAGCGCGTGGCGGCCTACTTCTCCGAGGCCATGTCAGCCAGACTAGTCAGCTCCTGTCTCGGATTCTACGCCTCCCTCCCGGTCTCCGCCGCTCCCATCACCCATTCCCAGAAGCTCGTCTCCGCCTTCCAAGTCTTCAACGGAATCAGCCCGTTCGTCAAGTTCTCCCACTTCACGGCCAACCAAGCCATCCAGGAAGCATTCGAAAGAGAAGACCGGGTGCACATAGTAGATCTCGACATAATGCAAGGCCTACAATGGCCGGGGCTGTTCCACATTCTCGCCTCCCGGCCCGGTGGGCCGCCCTACGTCCGCCTCACCGGTCTAGGAACCTCCATGGACGCTCTAGAAGCCACCGGAAAACGCTTAACCGACTTCGCCGACAAGCTAGGGCTTCCGTTCGAGTTCTTTCCCGTGGCGGAGAAGGTAGGCAGTTTGGACCCTGACCGGCTCAACATAAGCAAGAGAGAGGCCGTCGCCGTCCACTGGCTGCAGCATTCTCTTTACGACGTCACCGGCTCCGACGCCAACACGCTCTGGCTTTTGCAGAG ATTGGCACCGAAAGTAGTGACGGTAGTGGAGCAGGACTTGAGTCACGCCGGTTCATTTCTAGGGAGGTTTGTGGAGGCCATACACTACTACTCGGCCTTGTTCGACTCTTTGAGTGCAAGCTACGGTGAAGAAAGCGAGGAGAGGCACGTCGTGGAGCAGCAGCTATTGTCGAGGGAGATTCGGAATGTTCTAGCCGTGGGAGGCCCGTCGAGGAGTGGAGAAGTGAAGTTCCATAACTGGAGGGAGAAGTTCCAGCAGAGTGGGTTCAGGGGGATTTCTTTGGCGGGAAATGCAGCGACTCAGGCAACCTTGCTGCTTGGGATGTTCCCTTCTGATGGGTACACACTGGTGGAAGACAATGGGACTCTTAAGCTTGGTTGGAAAGACCTTTGTTTGCTGACTGCTTCGGCTTGGAGACCACCTTATCTTGCTACTACCAACCCCAACCTTCACTACTGA